A window of the Osmia lignaria lignaria isolate PbOS001 chromosome 2, iyOsmLign1, whole genome shotgun sequence genome harbors these coding sequences:
- the LOC117606935 gene encoding uncharacterized protein LOC117606935 — protein sequence MLRRKHRTTANLKLERDRKFSRYLDSFLSQIRNPISRITQRNESGKDEVTEEETTSGSSNKETIQTGRTETQRKLKTDNTVTIGLTNLENPGPSRVQPNRTPRTNANASKVKSTREKTTQMYQHSSTQRLHGNEDNDDDASLLEDAIRRPKYILVGWDSSRSKLMLFLLVLLILWAIIYFPLIGK from the exons ATGTTACGAAGGAAACACCGAACAACCGCCAACCTGAAGCTGGAAAGAGATAGAAAGTTTTCGCGATACTTGGACAGCTTCCTGTCCCAAATCCGAAATCCTATCAGCAGGATAACTCAGCGTAACGAGTCTGGAAAGGATGAAGTGACAGAAGAAGAAACAACCAGTGGTTCGTCGAACAAAGAAACCATACAGACAGGGAGGACTGAGACACAAAGGAAATTGAAAACAGACAACACTGTGACCATTGGACTGACTAATTTGGAGAATCCTGGACCATCGAGGGTACAACCCAACAGGACACCACGGACGAACGCAAATGCGAGTAAAGTGAAGAGTACTCGAGAGAAAACAACGCAAATGTATCAACACTCGAGCACTCAAAGGCTGCATGGAAACGAAGACAACGACGACGAT GCTTCGTTGTTAGAGGATGCGATAAGAAGACCAAAATACATCCTAGTCGGATGGGATAGTTCCCGTTCGAAGCTCATGTTATTCTTACTGGTACTCCTGATCTTATGGGCAATTATCTACTTTCCTTTAATTGGAAAATAA
- the LOC117606922 gene encoding uncharacterized protein LOC117606922 isoform X1: MKVQNVTIFLTILSLSLIVADVEAGWKFWKKKDKDSTTTIGPDAATPEPTKAAPDATTAKPLGSPGNVGSAVIGASDPGLAIGVSSTGGKIKENARPSRPNPGTEVGLEFPGSKPANPAIGGNTGQGYRDWATDLTGAGEPGKKPKVPSEGPALSGEGSRPTPFPGNTPRPQTPGARPVSSPGGAPMQPTSPGTAGAKPAPQSQPQPQPPSPGSRPSPHPGSPFGSPTGITAPAPNPVLSPGQPQPKPGQPGAGGNQVSTLNVGPLKPGSSTPAPASRPGSPGSPGKTWADVAGGGSRPNSPTPAPRQPNYPGQPGYPSQPGQTQPRPQTPTQPGQSKPSTGAIAGGALAGGALAGAAVAGAASTTKYSSNPTYSKGNTITDEDLEKLSEALFIKDTNNANKYITLNLQKQTTSSSTTDDASEPLLKVNAEAYQIPTVQRVISIYDNYKPDTNVNEQISPLQRQEESLLADTFLSTNVMSAAMRFLADKGKIRKDYYEYKDTLRKIWFNLFSRGQGKIGSSGFEHVFMAELKNTPTGTEVVGLHNWIYYSKEESSGRVDYNGYLKKIDLGDKASIVEIRTKYNGHDKPVTTIFVGTSPELEMALYTVCFYARPDGKCPVSLGGTKFNIVTYKFKYRGNDLVGTAYPDI, from the exons ATGAAGGTCCAAAACGTTACCATTTTCTTGACGATACTCTCCTTGTCTCTGATCGTTG CCGACGTTGAGGCAGGATGGAAGTTTTGGAAGAAGAAGGATAAAGATTCGACTACAACGATCGGCCCTGATGCTGCAACACCCGAGCCGACGAAAGCGGCACCAGATGCTACGACTGCCAAACCATTAGGAAGCCCTGGCAATGTTGGATCAGCTGTTATCGGGGCTAGCGACCCTGGGCTGGCGATTGGGGTCAGTTCGACCGGTGGAAAGATAAAGGAGAATGCACGACCGAGCAGACCGAATCCGGGAACGGAAGTGGGTCTTGAATTCCCGGGATCGAAACCGGCTAACCCAGCCATTGGTGGTAATACCGGCCAAGGATACAGGGACTGGGCTACAGACCTTACAGGAGCTGGAGAACCTGGAAAGAAACCTAAAGTACCTTCCGAGGGACCAGCATTAAGCGGCGAAG GTTCCAGACCAACACCTTTTCCTGGAAACACACCACGACCACAAACTCCAG gtGCTAGACCAGTTTCCAGTCCAGGAGGTGCTCCAATGCAACCTACCTCGCCAGGTACTGCAGGTGCTAAACCAGCACCTCAGTCACAGCCTCAACCCCAACCACCATCTCCAGGCTCGAGACCTTCTCCTCATCCAGGAAGTCCATTTGGCTCACCAACGG GAATCACTGCACCTGCTCCCAATCCGGTTCTTTCACCAGGACAACCTCAACCGAAACCTGGTCAGCCTGGGGCTGGAGGTAATCAAGTATCTACCTTGAATGTGGGTCCCTTGAAACCGGGAAGCAGTACTCCAGCTCCTGCCTCTAGACCTGGAAGTCCAGGTTCTCCAGGAAAAACTTGGGCTGATGTTGCAGGTGGAGGTAGTAGACCCAACTCACCTACACCTGCTCCAAGACAGCCCAACTATCCAGGTCAACCTGGTTATCCAAGTCAACCAG GTCAAACTCAACCAAGACCCCAAACACCCACCCAACCTGGACAATCGAAACCGTCTACAGGGGCGATAGCAGGAGGTGCACTCGCGGGAGGTGCATTAGCAGGTGCAGCGGTTGCAGGAGCAGCCTCCACGACCAAGTACTCTAGCAATCCCACCTACAGCAAAGGAAACACAATCACAGACGAAGACCTAGAAAAACTCTCAGAGGCTCTGTTCATTAAGGACACTAATAACGCGAATAAATACATCACGCTAAACCTACAAAAGCAAACAACCAGTAGCAGTACAACGGACGATGCGTCGGAACC ACTACTCAAGGTGAACGCAGAAGCATACCAAATCCCAACAGTACAGAGGGTAATATCGATCTACGATAACTACAAACCAGACACGAACGTGAACGAGCAGATCAGTCCGTTACAAAGGCAAGAGGAAAGTCTTTTAGCGGACACCTTCCTCAGCACGAACGTGATGTCCGCTGCCATGAGGTTCCTCGCGGACAAAGGGAAAATTCGAAAGGACTACTACGAGTACAAAGACACCTTGAGGAAGATATGGTTCAACCTGTTCTCTCGTGGACAAGGAAAGATTGGTAGCTCAGGTTTCGAGCACGTTTTCATGGCAGAATTAAAAAACACACCAACTGGCACTGAGGTAGTTGGTTTACATAACTGGATTTACTACAGCAAGGAGGAAAGCAGTGGACGAGTTGATTACAACggatatttgaagaaaattgatcTTGGAGAT aaagcTTCTATCGTCGAAATACGAACGAAATACAATGGACACGATAAACCAGTAACGACTATATTCGTGGGTACCTCACCTGAATTGGAAATGGCGTTGTACACGGTGTGCTTCTATGCAAGACCGGATGGAAAATGTCCGGTATCATTGGGAGGGACGAAGTTCAACATTGTTACTTATAAATTCAAGTACAGAGGTAACGACCTCGTAGGAACAGCGTATCCTGACATATAA
- the LOC117606922 gene encoding uncharacterized protein LOC117606922 isoform X2, with product MKVQNVTIFLTILSLSLIVADVEAGWKFWKKKDKDSTTTIGPDAATPEPTKAAPDATTAKPLGSPGNVGSAVIGASDPGLAIGVSSTGGKIKENARPSRPNPGTEVGLEFPGSKPANPAIGGNTGQGYRDWATDLTGAGEPGKKPKVPSEGPALSGEGSRPTPFPGNTPRPQTPGARPVSSPGGAPMQPTSPGTAGAKPAPQSQPQPQPPSPGSRPSPHPGSPFGSPTGQPQPKPGQPGAGGNQVSTLNVGPLKPGSSTPAPASRPGSPGSPGKTWADVAGGGSRPNSPTPAPRQPNYPGQPGYPSQPGQTQPRPQTPTQPGQSKPSTGAIAGGALAGGALAGAAVAGAASTTKYSSNPTYSKGNTITDEDLEKLSEALFIKDTNNANKYITLNLQKQTTSSSTTDDASEPLLKVNAEAYQIPTVQRVISIYDNYKPDTNVNEQISPLQRQEESLLADTFLSTNVMSAAMRFLADKGKIRKDYYEYKDTLRKIWFNLFSRGQGKIGSSGFEHVFMAELKNTPTGTEVVGLHNWIYYSKEESSGRVDYNGYLKKIDLGDKASIVEIRTKYNGHDKPVTTIFVGTSPELEMALYTVCFYARPDGKCPVSLGGTKFNIVTYKFKYRGNDLVGTAYPDI from the exons ATGAAGGTCCAAAACGTTACCATTTTCTTGACGATACTCTCCTTGTCTCTGATCGTTG CCGACGTTGAGGCAGGATGGAAGTTTTGGAAGAAGAAGGATAAAGATTCGACTACAACGATCGGCCCTGATGCTGCAACACCCGAGCCGACGAAAGCGGCACCAGATGCTACGACTGCCAAACCATTAGGAAGCCCTGGCAATGTTGGATCAGCTGTTATCGGGGCTAGCGACCCTGGGCTGGCGATTGGGGTCAGTTCGACCGGTGGAAAGATAAAGGAGAATGCACGACCGAGCAGACCGAATCCGGGAACGGAAGTGGGTCTTGAATTCCCGGGATCGAAACCGGCTAACCCAGCCATTGGTGGTAATACCGGCCAAGGATACAGGGACTGGGCTACAGACCTTACAGGAGCTGGAGAACCTGGAAAGAAACCTAAAGTACCTTCCGAGGGACCAGCATTAAGCGGCGAAG GTTCCAGACCAACACCTTTTCCTGGAAACACACCACGACCACAAACTCCAG gtGCTAGACCAGTTTCCAGTCCAGGAGGTGCTCCAATGCAACCTACCTCGCCAGGTACTGCAGGTGCTAAACCAGCACCTCAGTCACAGCCTCAACCCCAACCACCATCTCCAGGCTCGAGACCTTCTCCTCATCCAGGAAGTCCATTTGGCTCACCAACGG GACAACCTCAACCGAAACCTGGTCAGCCTGGGGCTGGAGGTAATCAAGTATCTACCTTGAATGTGGGTCCCTTGAAACCGGGAAGCAGTACTCCAGCTCCTGCCTCTAGACCTGGAAGTCCAGGTTCTCCAGGAAAAACTTGGGCTGATGTTGCAGGTGGAGGTAGTAGACCCAACTCACCTACACCTGCTCCAAGACAGCCCAACTATCCAGGTCAACCTGGTTATCCAAGTCAACCAG GTCAAACTCAACCAAGACCCCAAACACCCACCCAACCTGGACAATCGAAACCGTCTACAGGGGCGATAGCAGGAGGTGCACTCGCGGGAGGTGCATTAGCAGGTGCAGCGGTTGCAGGAGCAGCCTCCACGACCAAGTACTCTAGCAATCCCACCTACAGCAAAGGAAACACAATCACAGACGAAGACCTAGAAAAACTCTCAGAGGCTCTGTTCATTAAGGACACTAATAACGCGAATAAATACATCACGCTAAACCTACAAAAGCAAACAACCAGTAGCAGTACAACGGACGATGCGTCGGAACC ACTACTCAAGGTGAACGCAGAAGCATACCAAATCCCAACAGTACAGAGGGTAATATCGATCTACGATAACTACAAACCAGACACGAACGTGAACGAGCAGATCAGTCCGTTACAAAGGCAAGAGGAAAGTCTTTTAGCGGACACCTTCCTCAGCACGAACGTGATGTCCGCTGCCATGAGGTTCCTCGCGGACAAAGGGAAAATTCGAAAGGACTACTACGAGTACAAAGACACCTTGAGGAAGATATGGTTCAACCTGTTCTCTCGTGGACAAGGAAAGATTGGTAGCTCAGGTTTCGAGCACGTTTTCATGGCAGAATTAAAAAACACACCAACTGGCACTGAGGTAGTTGGTTTACATAACTGGATTTACTACAGCAAGGAGGAAAGCAGTGGACGAGTTGATTACAACggatatttgaagaaaattgatcTTGGAGAT aaagcTTCTATCGTCGAAATACGAACGAAATACAATGGACACGATAAACCAGTAACGACTATATTCGTGGGTACCTCACCTGAATTGGAAATGGCGTTGTACACGGTGTGCTTCTATGCAAGACCGGATGGAAAATGTCCGGTATCATTGGGAGGGACGAAGTTCAACATTGTTACTTATAAATTCAAGTACAGAGGTAACGACCTCGTAGGAACAGCGTATCCTGACATATAA
- the LOC117606919 gene encoding 2-oxoadipate dehydrogenase complex component E1 isoform X2: protein MHTILRTFRKNRQARLEWTNGHPASKCVSYRPNIFTRSYHSENGVYGYKPKTQRHFEVPKEYLETRSKNSNFYRLVTAYRTHGHKQANIDPVATKVPTPLVELKPERFGLNLNDKVSFRGILATEKEEGTVQEALQFLNKTYSSSVGLEFSYLETEEEREWFAQTVEKDLANSLTNETRIAIAREMLKSQAFDHFLAIRFVSLKRYGGEGAESMMAFFHEFFKLCAHDDLKYIVLCMPHRGRLNFLTGMLNFPPEKLFRKLRGFSEFPDNVVTSGDVISHLVSSTDLTIGGKKLHVTMLRNPSHLEAVNPVSMGKTRGTMQAVKDGAYSEDANACWSDKVLNVQVHGDAAYAAQGVDQECLALSAVPHFEIGGTVHMVINNQLGFTTPASRGRSSRYCTDLAKMISAPVIHVNADDPEMVVRATRVAFKYQRKFRKDVFVDLNCFRRWGHNELDDPVFTNPIIYKIIHNRPTIPDRYLKKLNEANVLSKTEATSIVENHSARLDRALKEVDSYIPQPVYFTGLWSEMRSADASVTQWDTGVDLNLLSFIAKKSVHVHDELTIHPRLVKSHIQSRLNKIESGERLDWTTAEALAIGSLLYQGYNVRISGQDVGRGTFSQRHAMLVDQSTGDIQISLNSMIEGQTGKLELANSILSEEAVLGYEYGMSIAVPTTLTIWEAQFGDFFNGAQIVIDTFVTSGESKWMLSSGLTMLLPHGYDGAGPEHSSCRIERFLQLTDSQENKPDGDNVNMHVTNPTTPAQYFHLLRRQMVRNFRKPLIIVAPKMLLRHAAATSSLADMGPQTKFKNVIA from the exons ATGCACACGATTCTACGAACTTTTCGCAAAAACAGACAAGCACGTTTAGAATGGACAAATGGTCATCCGGCTTCAAAATGCGTCTCTTATCGACCAAACATCTTCACGCGATCGTATCACAGCGAAAATGGTGTTTATGGATATAAACCAAAGACACAAAGACACTTTGAAG tACCAAAAGAATACTTAGAAACACGATCAAAGAATAGCAATTTTTACAGACTGGTTACAGCATACAGAACACACGGTCACAAACAAGCGAACATTGATCCAGTTGCGACGAAAGTGCCAACACCTCTGGTCGAATTAAAACCAGAAAGATTTGGATTAAATTTGAACGACAAAGTTTCTTTCAGAGGTATTCTAGCaacagagaaagaggaaggaacAGTACAAGAAGCATTGCAATTCTTAAATAAAACTTACAGTAGCTCGGTAGGACTGGAGTTTAGTTATCTGGAG ACCGAGGAAGAGAGAGAATGGTTCGCGCAAACAGTGGAAAAAGATTTGGCGAATTCTCTGACGAATGAAACGCGAATTGCCATCGCGAGAGAAATGCTGAAGAGTCAAGCTTTCGATCACTTCTTGGCCATCAGGTTCGTGAGCCTTAAGAGATACGGTGGCGAAGGTGCTGAGAGTATGATGGCATTCTTCCACGAGTTCTTCAAACTATGCGCACACG ATGATTTAAAATACATCGTCCTCTGCATGCCACATCGTGGTCGACTGAATTTTCTTACTGGTATGCTGAATTTCCCGCCAGAGAAATTGTTTAGAAAATTGCGAGGATTTTCTGAATTTCCGGATAACGTGGTTACCTCCGGTGACGTGATTAGCCACTTAGTATCTTCAACCGATCTGACAATCGGGGGAAAAAAGCTTCACGTAACGATGCTGCGAAATCCGTCGCATTTGGAGGCGGTGAATCCCGTCTCCATGGGAAAAACTCGAGGAACCATGCAAGCTGTTAAGGATGGAGCCTACAGTGAAGATGCAAATGCATGCTGGAGCGACAAAGTGTTGAACGTCCAA GTACACGGAGATGCCGCTTATGCCGCCCAAGGTGTCGATCAAGAATGCTTAGCCTTATCCGCAGTTCCTCACTTTGAAATTGGAGGAACTGTTCATATGGTAATCAATAATCAACTAGGTTTCACCACTCCAGCCTCCAGAGGAAGATCGTCGAGATATTGCACGGATCTGGCAAAGATGATCTCTGCTCCGGTGATTCACGTGAACGCCGACGATCCTGAG ATGGTTGTTCGAGCGACCAGAGTAGCTTTCAAGTACCAACGAAAGTTCAGGAAGGACGTTTTCGTGGACTTGAACTGTTTTAGACGATGGGGGCACAACGAATTGGACGATCCCGTCTTCACGAatcctattatttataaaattatacacaaTCGTCC AACCATACCAGATCGATATTTAAAGAAACTGAACGAGGCTAATGTACTTTCGAAGACAGAAGCTACCAGCATCGTTGAAAATCATAGCGCTCGATTGGATCGAGCACTGAAAGAAGTCGACAGTTATATTCCACAACCTGTCTACTTCACAGGCTTGTGGAGCGAAATGCGATCGGCTGATGCGTCCGTGACACAGTGGGACACGGGTGTTGATTTAAACCTATTAAGCTTCATTGCCAAAAAAAGTGTTCACGTTCATGACGAGTTG ACAATACATCCTCGGTTAGTGAAAAGTCACATTCAATCCCGATTGAACAAAATAGAGAGTGGTGAACGCTTGGACTGGACCACTGCTGAGGCACTTGCCATTGGTAGTTTGTTGTATCAAGGATACAATGTCAGAATAAGTGGACAGGATGTAGGCCGTGGTACATTTTCACAGAGGCATGCGATGCTTGTTGATCAGTCTACTGGAG ACATACAGATTTCATTAAACTCTATGATAGAGGGTCAAACAGGGAAGCTAGAGTTAGCCAACAGTATTTTATCAGAAGAGGCAGTGCTAGGATATGAATATGGTATGAGTATTGCTGTACCAACGACTTTGACCATTTGGGAGGCACAGTTTGGTGATTTTTTTAATGGAGCACAGATCGTTATTGATACCTTTGTAACCAGTGGAGAATCGAAATGGATGTTAAGCAGTGGTCTGACGATGCTTTTACCTCATGGCTACGACGGTGCTGGTCCTGAACACAGTTCTTGTAGAATTGAAAGATTTTTACAACTCACTGATAGTCAGGAGAATAAACCGGATGGTGATAACGTTAACATGCACGTTACGAATCCTACGACACCTGCTCAGTACTTTCACCTGTTAAGAAGACAA ATGGTAAGAAATTTTCGCAAGCCTTTAATAATAGTAGCCCCGAAAATGTTGTTACGTCATGCCGCAGCCACGTCCTCGTTAGCGGATATGGGACCACAGACTAAGTTCAAGAACGTTATTG CATGA
- the LOC117606919 gene encoding putative 2-oxoadipate dehydrogenase complex component E1 homolog isoform X1 has product MHTILRTFRKNRQARLEWTNGHPASKCVSYRPNIFTRSYHSENGVYGYKPKTQRHFEVPKEYLETRSKNSNFYRLVTAYRTHGHKQANIDPVATKVPTPLVELKPERFGLNLNDKVSFRGILATEKEEGTVQEALQFLNKTYSSSVGLEFSYLETEEEREWFAQTVEKDLANSLTNETRIAIAREMLKSQAFDHFLAIRFVSLKRYGGEGAESMMAFFHEFFKLCAHDDLKYIVLCMPHRGRLNFLTGMLNFPPEKLFRKLRGFSEFPDNVVTSGDVISHLVSSTDLTIGGKKLHVTMLRNPSHLEAVNPVSMGKTRGTMQAVKDGAYSEDANACWSDKVLNVQVHGDAAYAAQGVDQECLALSAVPHFEIGGTVHMVINNQLGFTTPASRGRSSRYCTDLAKMISAPVIHVNADDPEMVVRATRVAFKYQRKFRKDVFVDLNCFRRWGHNELDDPVFTNPIIYKIIHNRPTIPDRYLKKLNEANVLSKTEATSIVENHSARLDRALKEVDSYIPQPVYFTGLWSEMRSADASVTQWDTGVDLNLLSFIAKKSVHVHDELTIHPRLVKSHIQSRLNKIESGERLDWTTAEALAIGSLLYQGYNVRISGQDVGRGTFSQRHAMLVDQSTGDIQISLNSMIEGQTGKLELANSILSEEAVLGYEYGMSIAVPTTLTIWEAQFGDFFNGAQIVIDTFVTSGESKWMLSSGLTMLLPHGYDGAGPEHSSCRIERFLQLTDSQENKPDGDNVNMHVTNPTTPAQYFHLLRRQMVRNFRKPLIIVAPKMLLRHAAATSSLADMGPQTKFKNVIGDDKVKESEVTKVILVSGKHYYALDEYRDRTVQKNVAIIRLESLCPFPVQDLLQEIDKYKHAKTFIWSQEEPQNMGAWSFVKTRFENLCGRSLKYSGRVPMAAPAVGEGQLHQREAQEVIIKPFTMK; this is encoded by the exons ATGCACACGATTCTACGAACTTTTCGCAAAAACAGACAAGCACGTTTAGAATGGACAAATGGTCATCCGGCTTCAAAATGCGTCTCTTATCGACCAAACATCTTCACGCGATCGTATCACAGCGAAAATGGTGTTTATGGATATAAACCAAAGACACAAAGACACTTTGAAG tACCAAAAGAATACTTAGAAACACGATCAAAGAATAGCAATTTTTACAGACTGGTTACAGCATACAGAACACACGGTCACAAACAAGCGAACATTGATCCAGTTGCGACGAAAGTGCCAACACCTCTGGTCGAATTAAAACCAGAAAGATTTGGATTAAATTTGAACGACAAAGTTTCTTTCAGAGGTATTCTAGCaacagagaaagaggaaggaacAGTACAAGAAGCATTGCAATTCTTAAATAAAACTTACAGTAGCTCGGTAGGACTGGAGTTTAGTTATCTGGAG ACCGAGGAAGAGAGAGAATGGTTCGCGCAAACAGTGGAAAAAGATTTGGCGAATTCTCTGACGAATGAAACGCGAATTGCCATCGCGAGAGAAATGCTGAAGAGTCAAGCTTTCGATCACTTCTTGGCCATCAGGTTCGTGAGCCTTAAGAGATACGGTGGCGAAGGTGCTGAGAGTATGATGGCATTCTTCCACGAGTTCTTCAAACTATGCGCACACG ATGATTTAAAATACATCGTCCTCTGCATGCCACATCGTGGTCGACTGAATTTTCTTACTGGTATGCTGAATTTCCCGCCAGAGAAATTGTTTAGAAAATTGCGAGGATTTTCTGAATTTCCGGATAACGTGGTTACCTCCGGTGACGTGATTAGCCACTTAGTATCTTCAACCGATCTGACAATCGGGGGAAAAAAGCTTCACGTAACGATGCTGCGAAATCCGTCGCATTTGGAGGCGGTGAATCCCGTCTCCATGGGAAAAACTCGAGGAACCATGCAAGCTGTTAAGGATGGAGCCTACAGTGAAGATGCAAATGCATGCTGGAGCGACAAAGTGTTGAACGTCCAA GTACACGGAGATGCCGCTTATGCCGCCCAAGGTGTCGATCAAGAATGCTTAGCCTTATCCGCAGTTCCTCACTTTGAAATTGGAGGAACTGTTCATATGGTAATCAATAATCAACTAGGTTTCACCACTCCAGCCTCCAGAGGAAGATCGTCGAGATATTGCACGGATCTGGCAAAGATGATCTCTGCTCCGGTGATTCACGTGAACGCCGACGATCCTGAG ATGGTTGTTCGAGCGACCAGAGTAGCTTTCAAGTACCAACGAAAGTTCAGGAAGGACGTTTTCGTGGACTTGAACTGTTTTAGACGATGGGGGCACAACGAATTGGACGATCCCGTCTTCACGAatcctattatttataaaattatacacaaTCGTCC AACCATACCAGATCGATATTTAAAGAAACTGAACGAGGCTAATGTACTTTCGAAGACAGAAGCTACCAGCATCGTTGAAAATCATAGCGCTCGATTGGATCGAGCACTGAAAGAAGTCGACAGTTATATTCCACAACCTGTCTACTTCACAGGCTTGTGGAGCGAAATGCGATCGGCTGATGCGTCCGTGACACAGTGGGACACGGGTGTTGATTTAAACCTATTAAGCTTCATTGCCAAAAAAAGTGTTCACGTTCATGACGAGTTG ACAATACATCCTCGGTTAGTGAAAAGTCACATTCAATCCCGATTGAACAAAATAGAGAGTGGTGAACGCTTGGACTGGACCACTGCTGAGGCACTTGCCATTGGTAGTTTGTTGTATCAAGGATACAATGTCAGAATAAGTGGACAGGATGTAGGCCGTGGTACATTTTCACAGAGGCATGCGATGCTTGTTGATCAGTCTACTGGAG ACATACAGATTTCATTAAACTCTATGATAGAGGGTCAAACAGGGAAGCTAGAGTTAGCCAACAGTATTTTATCAGAAGAGGCAGTGCTAGGATATGAATATGGTATGAGTATTGCTGTACCAACGACTTTGACCATTTGGGAGGCACAGTTTGGTGATTTTTTTAATGGAGCACAGATCGTTATTGATACCTTTGTAACCAGTGGAGAATCGAAATGGATGTTAAGCAGTGGTCTGACGATGCTTTTACCTCATGGCTACGACGGTGCTGGTCCTGAACACAGTTCTTGTAGAATTGAAAGATTTTTACAACTCACTGATAGTCAGGAGAATAAACCGGATGGTGATAACGTTAACATGCACGTTACGAATCCTACGACACCTGCTCAGTACTTTCACCTGTTAAGAAGACAA ATGGTAAGAAATTTTCGCAAGCCTTTAATAATAGTAGCCCCGAAAATGTTGTTACGTCATGCCGCAGCCACGTCCTCGTTAGCGGATATGGGACCACAGACTAAGTTCAAGAACGTTATTG GAGATGACAAAGTGAAAGAATCAGAAGTGACTAAGGTGATTCTAGTAAGTGGAAAACACTATTATGCTCTTGATGAATACAGAGATAGAACAGTACAGAAAAATGTTGCAATTATCAGGCTAGAAAGCCTATGCCCCTTTCCTGTTCAAGACTTATTACAAGAGATTGATAAGTATAAACATGCAAAGA CTTTCATATGGAGTCAAGAAGAGCCGCAAAACATGGGAGCATGGAGTTTTGTTAAGACTCGTTTTGAAAATCTGTGTGGAAGATCA TTGAAATATTCGGGTCGCGTGCCTATGGCTGCACCAGCTGTGGGCGAAGGACAGCTGCATCAACGAGAAGCTCAGGAAGTTATCATTAAACCATTCACtatgaaatga